In the genome of Diachasmimorpha longicaudata isolate KC_UGA_2023 chromosome 19, iyDiaLong2, whole genome shotgun sequence, one region contains:
- the LOC135171235 gene encoding uncharacterized protein LOC135171235 has translation MGLALAGSPETPGVEITRLEEGNGILTTKYANLRIYHTVWNMITHIDITKFLEKKQILTRHWLGIKGICTQLRGNCNFEDQLDQVINRLDILDGTHRHMRELLAETPERSKRAVLGFVGKISKILFGTMDEDAADYYDQYIESLQNTTRETLALLANQTHIIRSEFESIHQTIQGLTKEIKTLNATVYVAIGNILERIDTIGINGKMASLISAFDAELSEYELDTQMLINTILFAKRGQLHPSIMSPENILDAANEVIQHNRGAEFPVPLEIPYITELLKLADLTAYFHKEKVVFVITIPILELTKYTVYRHLTLPTKINNTSTSLVAFITPSYPYTAISEEANTYLKLDSEDINH, from the exons ATGGGACTCGC GCTCGCAGGGAGCCCGGAAACTCCAGGCGTGGAAATCACACGATTAGAGGAAGGAAACGGAATCCTAACCACTAAATATGCGAACCTGCGAATCTATCACACGGTGTGGAATATGATTACACATATCGACATAACAAaattcctagagaaaaaacaaatcctcACACGACACTGGTTGGGAATTAAAGGGATCTGTACCCAACTACGAGGCAATTGTAATTTTGAAGACCAATTAGACCAGGTAATTAATCGGCTCGATATATTAGACGGTACTCATCGACACATGAGAGAATTGTTAGCAGAAACACCGGAGAGATCGAAACGAGCGGTCCTCGGATTTGTCGGGAAAATAAGCAAGATTCTTTTCGGGACAATGGACGAAGATGCCGCGGACTATTACGACCAATACATAGAATCCCTACAGAACACAACTAGGGAAACCCTAGCCCTTCTGGCGAATCAAACGCACATTATTCGATCCGAATTCGAATCAATCCACCAAACTATTCAAGGTCTAACTAAAGAAATTAAGACCTTGAACGCGACAGTCTACGTAGCCATCGGAAACATCCTTGAACGTATCGATACTATAGGGATTAATGGGAAAATGGCGAGCCTTATATCAGCTTTCGATGCGGAACTGAGCGAATATGAGCTCGACACCCAAATGCTGATTAACACCATCCTATTCGCGAAAAGAGGACAATTGCACCCGTCAATTATGTCGCCAGAAAATATCCTGGACGCTGCTAACGAAGTAATTCAACATAATCGGGGGGCGGAGTTCCCGGTCCCCCTAGAAATCCCATATATCACCGAATTACTAAAACTCGCGGATCTGACGGCCTATTTTCATAAGGAAAAGGTCGTATTCGTCATCACGATACCAATACTTGAGTTAACAAAATATACCGTGTATCGACACCTGACGTTgccgacaaaaattaataatacctCAACATCTCTAGTGGCCTTTATAACACCAAGTTATCCCTACACCGCTATTTCGGAGGAAGCCAACACCTATCTCAAGCTTGACAGTGAAGACATCAACCACTGA
- the LOC135171236 gene encoding uncharacterized protein LOC135171236 yields MSQHGLLSKVSRSPNGDEPISTGGAFTGIRPESGYGSGRQTARRSRVSVCGGRQTARRSRRFTPGEWISRLSICPDLAQVPGVLEVPVVDEDPDVVVDPDVVSQNPDSRR; encoded by the exons ATGTCTCAGCACGGATTACTAAGCAAGGTGTCCCGATCACCAAATGGGGATGAGCCTATTTCCACCGGCGGTGCTTTTACCG gGATTCGCCCCGAATCGGGGTATGGATCGGGTCGACAGACGGCTCGACGATCCCGTGTTTCCGTCTGTGGGGGTCGTCAGACGGCTCGTCGGTCCCGTCGATTCACGCCCGGGGAATGGATAAGTCGATTATCCATTTGTCCTGATCTCGCCCAGGTGCCGGGCGTCCTCGAGGTTCCGGTCGTCGACGAGGATCCGGACGTCGTCGTGGATCCGGACGTCGTCTCCCAGAATCCCGACAGTCGTCGGTGA